The Pochonia chlamydosporia 170 chromosome 1, whole genome shotgun sequence genome window below encodes:
- a CDS encoding ribonuclease H-like protein (similar to Metarhizium robertsii ARSEF 23 XP_007816572.2) yields MLLREAYDRPRHLQALLALCSRRRLPLNAIEWPELHDLLLSANPEISDLAHLSRRTFTRVLVLNYERYRQMLRGNIQEAIGDIHISTDMWTSPARKAYLCICVRWISQDYQFKHGMLALPQVLFSHSGEVQAAIILRTLKSFGITTKLGYHTGDNATSNDTLLRELSRSLKLELGIEYDPITHRIRCLDHILNLALQASLLAASKEALKAALAAIEETEDTDPYELFSAYLDVPVIEDNLASVRAHEQAQRRGGKVKAKHKGFEGWGATTALQKLHNLAVWLRSSSIHHDRWIEAVGITLGIDNDTRWSSWYHLIKRTTRKERQIKDFIDKCPECDSFRLNGLEWDTLKRTERFLSVFASGTLWVEGSEASLSQSLTLMDAILTFFEDQKMLYKSGPDKDLRMVNSIEMGWFILDKYYALVESTPVYAAAMLLDPSKRKHYLIQNWPDEWHQKTIDAAYLIWQKEYAHLTHESAPTAAATDVDTSHPSSKKKIENELDRLKRRLRVQPTPQEDDDTFMAFIEDKTIDLDALKMTPLQWWLLPEQRRRYPRLHRMAISILSIAPSSAEPEQQFSGARRTQSWDRLRLSPQNLQRLECMGNWFARKLISSEELLAMIVEAVEMDGEMDIDFDEEDWDII; encoded by the exons ATGCTCCTCCGAGAGGCTTATGATCGACCGCGGCATCTCCAGGCGTTGCTAGCACTCTGTTCTCGAAGGAGACTTCCTCTCAATGCTATTGAGTGGCCAGAACTTCACGATCTCCTCCTCTCCGCCAATCCAGAGATCTCGGATCTTGCACACCTTAGCAGAAGAACATTCACTCGTGTCCTGGTCCTCAACTACGAGAGATATCGTCAAATGCTCCGGGGCAACATCCAGGAAGCCATTGGTGATATCCATATATCAACAGATATGTGGACATCTCCAGCTCGAAAGGCATATCTCTGCATCTGTGTTAGGTGGATCTCCCAGGATTACCAGTTCAAACACGGGATGCTGGCGCTCCCACAGGTGCTCTTTAGTCATTCTGGAGAAGTTCAGGCGGCTATCATCCTCCGCACCCTTAAATCTTTCGGGATTACAACTAAACTCGGCTATCACACTGGAGACAACGCCACTTCAAATGATACTCTACTTAGAGAGCTCTCTCGTTCTCTaaaacttgaacttggg ATTGAGTATGATCCAATTACCCACCGTATCCGCTGCCTTGATCATATTCTCAACCTTGCCCTTCAAGCCTCTCTCCTTGCAGCCTCAAAGGAAGCTCTCAAAGCTGCTCTTGCGGCTATCGAAGAAACGGAAGATACCGACCCTTACGAGCTATTCTCCGCCTATCTGGATGTGCCAGTTATTGAAGATAACCTGGCCTCAGTAAGAGCTCATGAGCAAGCTCAGAGAAGAGGTGGTAAGGTTAAGGCGAAGCACAAAGGCTTTGAAGGCTGGGGTGCTACTACTGCGCTCCAGAAGCTCCATAACCTAGCCGTGTGGCTTCGAAGCAGCTCTATCCATCACGATCGATGGATAGAGGCTGTAGGCATTACATTAGGGATCGATAACGACACCCGATGGTCCTCATGGTATCATCTCATCAAGCGTACGACACGCAAGGAGCGACAAATCAAGGACTTTATTGACAAATGCCCTGAATGCGATAGCTTTCGACTCAATGGACTTGAGTGGGATACACTGAAGCGTACCGAGAGGTTTCTCTCTGTATTTGCCAGTGGTACACTATGGGTTGAAGGCAGTGAGGCTTCATTATCCCAGAGCCTTACACTGATGGATGCTATCCTCACCTTCTTTGAGGATCAGAAG ATGCTATATAAATCCGGCCCAGATAAGGACCTCCGCATGGTCAATTCCATTGAGATGGGTTGGTTTATCCTTGACAAATACTACGCTCTCGTTGAGTCGACGCCAGTATACGCCGCCGCGATGCTTCTCGATCCCTCGAAGCGGAAACATTATCTTATTCAGAACTGGCCAGACgaatggcatcaaaagaCTATTGATGCTGCGTATTTGATCTGGCAGAAGGAATACGCGCACCTCACTCATGAATCAGCCCCTACTGCTGCTGCGACTGATGTTGATACgtctcatccatcttcaaagaagaaaatagagAATGAATTAGACCGGCTGAAACGTCGTCTGAGAGTTCAACCTACTCCGCAAGAGGATGACGATACGTTTATGGCATTTATTGAAGATAAAACCAttgatcttgatgctctAAAGATGACTCCTCTTCAGTGGTGGCTGCTTCCAGAGCAGCGCCGGCGTTATCCTCGTCTGCACCGTATGGCCATCAGTATTCTCTCAATCGCCCCCTCATCTGCTGAACCAGAACAACAATTCTCGGGCGCACGCCGTACACAGAGCTGGGATAGGCTTAGGTTGTCGCCACAGAACCTCCAGAGGTTAGAGTGCATGGGCAACTGGTTTGCCCGGAAGCTCATCTCTTCGGAGGAGCTGCTAGCAATGATTGTAGAGGCTgtggagatggatggtgagatggaTATTGATTTCGATGAAGAGGATTGGGATATAATATAA
- a CDS encoding protein kinase-like protein (similar to Metarhizium robertsii ARSEF 23 XP_007816656.1) yields the protein MLFAYIKHTLEDWIFPLRMILGRKIMYDEQRSIVQVSRNQLIKGPCSQQELEAMEYAASYTSVCLPCIHRTYHRRRGLFIAMDFVQGKTLDSLWSTFTDEEKQKCVVLIWDSVRQLHACHPPASLGRIVAASISGGPVRDGAFGVQGNGPQSIGPFVDEEDFRSVLEERAEFAKFDRHPARVGFVHADLAPRNIIVKNDNQLCFIDWELAGWWPLYWERMKWHFSDFPPTPDFLYLMDQMTADERRNYE from the exons ATGTTGTTCGCATATATTAAGCATACGCTGGAAGATTGGATTTTCCCCCTTCGTATGATCCTTGGCAGAAAGATCATGTATGATGAGCAGCGAAGCATTGTCCAAGTTTCGCGCAACCAGTTAATCAAAGGGCCATGTTCCCAGCAGGAACTAGAGGCCATGGAGTACGCCGCTTCATACACCTCTGTGTGTTTGCCATGCATCCATCGCACATATCATCGACGACGGGGCCTGTTTATCGCCATGGATTTTGTCCAAGGAAAAACGTTGGATAGCCTGTGGTCAACGTTTACGGATGAAGAGAAGCAAAAATGTGTGGTTCTGATCTGGGACAGCGTGAGGCAGCTTCATGCTTGTCATCCTCCCGCTTCCCTAGGCAGGATTGTCGCTGCGTCTATTAGCGGTGGGCCGGTCCGCGATGGAGCTTTTGGTGTTCAAGGTAATGGACCGCAAAGTATCGGTCCAtttgttgacgaggaagacttTCGTAGTGTTCTGGAGGAGAGGGCAGAATTTGCTAAATTTGACCGCCATCCTGCGCGAGTCGGTTTTGTTCATGCGGATTTGGCGCCACGGAACATTATTGTAAAGAATGATAACCAACTCTGTTTCATTGACTGGGAACTCGCGGGGTGGTGGCCATTAT ATTGGGAGCGCATGAAATGGCATTTTTCGGATTTTCCCCCAACGCCAGACTTTCTGTATCTCATGGATCAAATGACTGCTGATGAAAGAAGAAATTATGAGTAG
- a CDS encoding S-adenosylmethionine-dependent methyltransferase (similar to Metarhizium acridum CQMa 102 XP_007815737.1) has translation MAIIDATLELDPALEQDNHQSASRKEAMISPDSVLGEDGRTYHGLSEGTYFLPNDAREQSRLDLQHEQCKLILEGKPGLAPIDSPEHVIDVATGTGIWALDFAHQYPNSKVIGSDLNLIQRSSSAENATFVQQDAEKEDWGFQQKFDYVHIRFIVSCFNDTKTVLNKAFEHTKPGGWIEIMDFVTQHEYFDDGARAPALEKWVELSIKAAANIGRDFLKAPKYKGWLEEVGFVDVVDKRFKSPGNTWPKDPHMKQIGAYQLQSLVGTLNSLGGFIKAAGISKAEADKLLPEAIEEMKNTNVHLYWPIHIVYGRKPLNGEKL, from the exons ATGGCTATAATCGACGCGACGCTGGAATTAGATCCGGCGTTGGAACAAGACAACCATCAATCTGCATC TCGAAAGGAAGCAATGATATCACCGGATAGCGTTTTAGGAGAGGACGGCAGAACATATCATGGCCTCTCCGAAGGCA CGTATTTTCTACCCAACGATGCT AGAGAACAAAGCCGCCTAG ATTTACAGCATGAGCAGTGCAAGTTGATATTGGAGGGAAAGCCAGGATTGGCTCCAATAGATTCTCCCGAGCATGTTATAGACGTCGCGACAGGAACGGGCATCTGGGCACTCGATTTCG CCCATCAATATCCTAACTCCAAAGTCATTGGTTCGGACTTAAACTTAATTCAACGCTCTTCATCCGCCGAAAATGCCACGTTCGTGCAGCAGGATGCTGAAAAAGAGGACTGGGGCTTCCAGCAGAAGTTCGACTACGTACACATTCGCTTCATCGTATCTTGCTTCAATGATACCAAGACTGTCCTAAATAAAGCTTTCGAACATACGAAACCCGGCGGTTGGATCGAAATAATGGACTTTGTAACCCAACATGAATACTTTGATGACGGAGCTCGGGCTCCTGCACTGGAAAAGTGGGTAGAGTTATCCATAAAGGCTGCTGCAAATATTGGACGAGACTTTTTGAAGGCCCCAAAATACAAGGGAtggctggaggaggttggCTTTGTAGATGTGGTGGACAAACGATTCAAGAGCCCTGGCAATACGTGGCCAAAGGACCCGCATATGAAGCAAATTGGCGCGTATCAGTTGCAGTCGTTGGTTGGCACACTCAATAGTCTTGGCGGGTTTATTAAAGCAGCAGGCATTTCCAAGGCCGAAGCTGATAAATTACTGCCGGAGGCTATTGAGGAAATGAAAAACACAAATGTTCATTTGTACTGGCCAAT ACATATCGTTTACGGCCGAAAACCGCTCAATGGGGAAAAGCTTTAG
- a CDS encoding transposase (similar to Metarhizium robertsii ARSEF 23 XP_007817108.2), which yields MRAILQYLYLTYLPVSAQWARCFTRRYRNFGIRVTSGTEASNNNVKSYLLNGMSHLYRLVEAMEDMIHDQERAFTDACGQDDILTAPQYLGSSADYLGELRTTTSSKGLRLINKQYRLACKFLPTGKNPFPDSIGPCDDDCTVSIELGIPCYHKVYAKLESDTRFTKWEVHPRWRLRESVSQDPYRRILDPKIATKLRGRPKNTAQAVPISLTITSSSKSASQSSGRRRGRPPGSLNKSNLAKKAQKATRETIIQTNSQIGTPTQERPSRLPAGLRTGKTTGVRYSGRRTQRNIRRSRSRWELAKGDAEDAGCIVVRQ from the coding sequence ATGAGGGCGATTCTACAATACCTCTATTTGACCTATCTACCCGTTAGTGCTCAGTGGGCTCGCTGCTTTACCCGTCGCTATCGAAACTTTGGTATCCGAGTTACATCCGGCacagaagcaagcaacaaTAATGTCAAGAGCTACCTCTTGAACGGCATGAGCCACCTATACCGACTCGTCGAGGCAATGGAAGATATGATACACGACCAAGAACGTGCGTTTACAGACGCCTGCGGGCAGGACGATATTCTCACTGCTCCCCAGTACCTGGGTTCAAGTGCAGACTATCTTGGCGAATTACGAACAACTACATCATCAAAGGGACTTAGATTGATCAACAAGCAGTACCGTCTTGCCTGCAAGTTTTTGCCGACGGGTAAGAATCCCTTTCCTGACTCTATTGGGCCTTGCGACGACGACTGTACAGTTTCTATTGAGCTTGGCATACCTTGCTATCATAAAGTCTACGCAAAGCTTGAATCTGACACGCGTTTTACTAAATGGGAGGTTCATCCACGGTGGCGACTGCGAGAATCAGTATCTCAAGATCCATACCGGCGAATCCTTGACCCGAAAATTGCTACTAAATTACGTGGAAGACCGAAGAACACTGCACAGGCTGTTCCAATAAGCCTAACTATTACATCAAGTAGCAAATCTGCTAGCCAATCAAGcggaagaagacgaggccGGCCACCTGGAAGCCTCAATAAATCAAACCTTGCCAAGAAAGCGCAAAAAGCAACTCGAGAAACCATCATACAGACTAATAGCCAAATTGGCACCCCAACCCAGGAACGGCCGAGTAGACTTCCCGCCGGTCTTAGGACTGGGAAGACAACAGGCGTGCGCTACAGTGGTCGGAGGACACAACGAAATATTCGCAGGTCAAGAAGTCGATGGGAACTGGCCAAGggtgatgcagaagatgcGGGGTGCATTGTTGTGAGGCAATAA
- a CDS encoding transposase (similar to Metarhizium robertsii ARSEF 23 XP_007826761.1), which yields MDICRLLNALSPSPGRTTTATAAADANDPTDDDYTGATIPPLPPSPLFDTYDDLFAFLRNFHLSNGSAIVKASSSSRRDIGGIIQPSYIVFKCDRGPRRMSQSSGLRKPSSQKLDCPVKITAKATKSSTKKWTYTVVHGQHNHGQSLDPSAHIVYRRRTVAQQQKERELANENGIRAREMVSIVRKADSPGYHYFRTRDIYNDRQAIKRERLNGLTATQAFVKELENGGIGVKTLRDEEDRVCAVFWTYDWCRTMWKKFPEVLGLDNTYKTNRFGLHLFQVTGVTDQKSLANFAFGLINGEKEHHFQWLCDRLDELRIDIGADTPEVIITDKEQALRTALMSTFPGAQQQLCVYHILANVRAKINARWKDTEGDNDGDASVESDNDVNALSVDLNDKNTDQLQPELDLDVTARGSVQDEAEEGLANPSDDYSREGMFKAFRAVVYAVDHDTFKNSWKSFVETFGRQQRHILRYIQQEYMPWRKQWVKCYIDRYRNFDQRVNSPTETAHADVKSHLVTGTGDLLYLHQALVTMIDNKSRSYHQEAARQIQRQRDKYLKQAWLGKLNLQITYQAIDLIAKQYIALPSPPCLISASPNRYALARATLSTNTACHAAMAFLIAL from the coding sequence atggacatatgccgccttctcaacgcaCTAAGTCCCTCGCCAGGCCGGACCACTACGGCcaccgctgctgctgacGCCAATGacccaacagacgatgactACACTGGGGCTACGATCCCACCACtaccaccatcgccactctTTGACACGTACGATGACCTGTTTGCCTTCCTCCGCAACTTCCATCTTTCTAATGGCTCCGCAATAGTGAaagcctccagctcctcaaggcGAGATATCGGgggcatcatccagccaagctacATCGTCTTTAAGTGCGACCGCGGCCCACGACGGATGTCACAAAGCTCGGGACtcaggaagccgtcatcacagAAGCTTGATTGTCCCGTCAAAatcacggccaaggccaccaaaTCGTCTACCAAGAAGTGGACGTATACGGTAGTTCATGGCCAGCATAACCACGGGCAGTCCCTTGATCCATCGGCGCACATTGTCTATCGCCGCCGCACGGttgctcagcaacaaaaggaGCGAGAGCTAGCCAACGAGAATGGCATTAGGGCCCGCGAGATGGTTAGCATTGTTAGAAAAGCCGACAGCCCAGGCTATCACTATTTTCGCACACGAGATATCTACAATGAtcgtcaagccatcaaacgcGAGCGACTTAACGGCCTTACAGCTACCCAagccttcgtcaaggagcttgagaaCGGAGGTATTGGAGTCAAAACCTTACGGGATGAAGAGGACCGCGTCTGTGCTGTCTTTTGGACTTACGATTGGTGCCGCacaatgtggaagaagtttccGGAGGTGCTCGGTTTGGATAACACGTACAAGACCAACCGCTTTGGGTTACATCTATTTCAAGTCACAGGTGTGACGGATCAGAAGTCCCTGGCTAACTTCGCATTCGGCCTTATAAACGGCGAAAAGGAGCACCACTTCCAGTGGTTATGTGACCGACTTGACGAGCTTCGCATCGACATTGGGGCAGACACGCCAGAGGTTATAATCACCGACAAGGAACAGGCTCTCCGCACAGCCCTCATGAGCACCTTTCCAGGTGCCCAACAGCAGCTATGCGTATAtcacatcttggccaacgtCCGAGCTAAAATTAACGCCCGCTGGAAGGACACCGAGGGCGACAATGACGGCGATGCTAGTGTTGAGTCTGATAATGACGTAAACGCCCTTTCCGTTGACCTAAACGACAAGAATACcgaccagctccagccagagcTAGATCTTGATGTCACCGCTAGGGGCAGTGtgcaagacgaggcagaggaggggCTTGCGAACCCCTCTGATGACTACAGCCGTGAGGGGATGTTCAAAGCCTTCCGAGCTGTGGTCTATGCCGTTGATCACGATACGTTCAAGAACTCGTGGAAGTCCTTTGTCGAAACCTTCGGCAGGCAGCAACGACATATCCTGCGATATATCCAACAGGAATATATGCCGTGGCGCAAGCAGTGGGTGAAATGTTACATCGACCGCTATCGAAACTTTGATCAAAGGGTCAATAGCCCTACGGAGACCGCACATGCAGACGTCAAGTCTCACCTTGTGACTGGCACGGGAGACCTCCTTTACCTCCACCAGGCTCTTGTCACGATGATTGATAACAAGTCCCGGTCCTATCATCAAGAGGCTGCGAGACAGATTCAGCGTCAGCGTGATAAGTACCTCAAGCaggcatggcttggcaagcttAACCTCCAGATCACATATCAGGCCATTGACCTTATTGCCAAGCAGTATATCGctttgccctcgccgccctgcCTGATCAGCGCGAGCCCAAACCGCTACGCCCTTGCACGGGCAACTTTGAGCACCAATACGGCctgccatgcagccatggcatttTTGATTGCCTTATGA
- a CDS encoding transposase (similar to Metarhizium robertsii ARSEF 23 XP_007826766.1) — protein sequence MRWWLEKPLNAEDKLLEIRDPAIVRSARGRPRLNADNKKLKVPRYLKIADYTKTGSDANDADDDDAEAEPVRWSQGRHSARGRGLGRQPSQNAGRGTRRLNASLRRDCSQFELDELQSHASQSSRGNKRRRVRGGAVGRSRVEASQAERSPANQVQESRESSAESCIIIPGFRSAVTT from the exons ATGCGTTGGTGGCTCGAGAAGCCGTTG AACGCTGAGGATAAGCTACTTGAAATTCGCGACCCGGCTATTGTTAGAAGCGCACGAGGCAGGCCGCGCCTGAAtgccgacaacaagaagctcaaggttCCGCGATACCTTAAGATCGCGGATTACACCAAGACAGGAAGTGATGCCAACGATgcggacgatgacgatgctgaagctgagcCTGTAAGATGGAGTCAAGGCAGGCATTCAGCACGAGGCCGTGGTCTGGGCCGACAGCCTAGTCAGAATGCGGGCCGAGGAACGCGCCGATTAAACGCGAGCCTTCGCCGTGACTGCTCTCAGTTCGAACTTGATGAGCTACAGTCACATGCGTCTCAATCGTCGCGAGGAAATAAGCGTCGACGAGTTCGTGGCGGGGCGGTAGGACGAAGTCGTGTGGAAGCATCACAGGCCGAGAGGTCGCCAGCAAACCAGGTCCAAGAGTCACGAGAGTCGTCAGCCGAGAGCTGTATTATCATCCCAGGTTTTCGATCGGCTGTAACGACATAA
- a CDS encoding DNA helicase, ATP-dependent, RecQ type (similar to Metarhizium robertsii ARSEF 23 XP_007816567.2) codes for MKAIRGTGRMVARFLPDRIGRMMVAYIAWLLPAERTLRRKCKLPEPREECLEFLWRNGNSKCWGTERLSSIMTRMLQAEIKMRLGVGRYRVMAIEFGRRIRGLVIRQIDGMAGDDEDEEGLEMDQMTGEALDVRGSWNIVWDLQSTHSTKMARLHYAVHVGMPNGLTPEMIENFRGISHLWHQFLMEGDEGRAGWKRKAAGDESTGARKKSKKGRPDKEENERHMVEGLRTLMGPGSTWRPGKQRECMEKILALHGEESAICVLPTGAGKSLLFMVPAIMRGGGTNVVVVPFAALMTDMVDKARRMGVDVIEFRPSVNSERECLPRAARMVVVSADTVSVPSLLAYVDGLKEDGLLQRIFIDEAHTAITDASYRVRLTQLKGLTRFERPIVLLTATLPVTFERWFREELLADGAETIRERTTKLNCRYEVEQVKPGPVSQPQLRGHLSGVSCSRN; via the coding sequence atgaaggcaatCCGCGGGACCGGCCGTATGGTAGCAAGGTTCCTGCCTGACCGTATCGGTCGAATGATGGTCGCTTATATTGCATGGCTCCTGCCGGCTGAGAGGACACTGCGGCGCAAATGCAAATTACCGGAACCACGGGAAGAGTGCTTGGAGTTCTTGTGGAGAAATGGCAACTCGAAATGCTGGGGCACAGAACGACTCAGCTCGATCATGACGCGTATGCTGCAGGCGGAAATCAAGATGAGGCTCGGTGTTGGGCGATACCGGGTGATGGCAATTGAGTTCGGGCGGAGAATTCGAGGACTGGTGATAAGACAAATCGATGGCATGGCcggtgacgacgaggatgaggaggggctagagatggaccagatgaCAGGCGAGGCGCTCGATGTCAGAGGCAGCTGGAATATCGTATGGGATCTTCAGAGCACGCATAGCACGAAGATGGCGCGGCTGCACTACGCCGTACACGTCGGCATGCCAAACGGATTGACGCCGGAGATGATCGAGAACTTCAGGGGGATCAGTCATCTGTGGCACCAGTTCTTGATGGAAGGAGACGAAGGCCGAGCAGGGTGGAAACGCAAGGCAGCGGGCGACGAATCGACCGGGGCACGGAAGAAGAGTAAGAAAGGCCGGCCGGATAAGGAGGAAAACGAGCGACATATGGTCGAGGGACTGCGGACGCTGATGGGTCCAGGGTCAACATGGCGGCCAGGAAAGCAGCGGGAGTGCATGGAGAAGATTCTCGCGCTTCACGGAGAAGAGTCAGCGATATGCGTGCTACCCACGGGTGCTGGCAAGAGCTTGCTGTTCATGGTTCCAGCCATCATGCGCGGCGGCGGCACGAacgtggtggtggtgccattCGCGGCGCTGATGACGGACATGGTGGACAAGGCGAGGCGGATGGGGGTGGATGTGATCGAGTTCCGGCCATCAGTTAACTCAGAACGGGAATGCTTGCCCAGGGCAGCGCGGATGGTGGTCGTTAGCGCGGACACGGTGTCGGTTCCAAGCTTGCTAGCATATGTAGATGGCTTGAAAGAGGATGGACTGCTGCAGCGGATATTCATCGACGAGGCGCACACGGCAATTACAGACGCTTCATACCGGGTGAGGCTTACGCAGTTGAAGGGCTTAACGCGCTTCGAGAGGCCGATTGTGCTGCTGACCGCGACTTTGCCGGTGACATTTGAGCGGTGGTTCCGGGAAGAGCTGCTGGCGGATGGCGCCGAGACTATTCGGGAGCGGACAACGAAGCTAAATTGCCGATATGAGGTGGAGCAGGTCAAGCCGGGGCCGGTGTCCCAGCCACAATTGAGAGGGCACCTGAGTGGAGTCTCCTGTAGTCGCAACTAA
- a CDS encoding chromo (CHRromatin organization MOdifier) domain-containing protein has product MAKLKHPRPSKRRAVESNDEDECGTNSESRSRCGEELKSTHEEKEGGGDWYNIESIKSHRATPDGTVEYLVKWEPTWEPEAGLKESVPEIVAHYNDAISTGKNVTEKGDRKRTSETPENRETTKQKKLGYKGKSTSDNATEKWSLPLGPWEDDIQSIDAIEDEGDGSLVAYVTWVGGRKILLDVPVLRRKCPQKRWADLEEKDWLELEDSYLELFVNAQGKKVWMDGAMASTNEDFEWEV; this is encoded by the exons ATGGCAAAACTGAAGCATCCGCGGCCAAGTAAGCGCCGTGCAGTTGAGTCcaacgacgaagacgaatGCGGAACTAATTCCGAATCAAGATCGAGATGCGGTGAAGAGTTAAAGAGCACCCATGAGGAGAaagagggtggtggtgattg gtacaacattgaatcaattAAGAGCCACAGGGCTACCCCAGAC GGAACAGTTGAGTACCTTGTCAAGTGGGAGCCAACTTGGGAGCCCGAGGCTGGCTTGAA AGAATCAGTTCCAGAGATTGTAGCACATTATAATGATGCCATCAGCACCGGCAAAAATGTCACTGAAAAAGGAGACAGAAAGCGGACCAGCGAAACCCCTGAGAATCGAGAAACAACGAAACAAAAGAAGCTGGGTTACAAGGGGAAGTCGACCTCAGACAATGCGACCGAGAAGTGGAGCCTACCGTTGGGCCCTTGGGAAGATGACATTCAGTCTATTGACGCCATAGAAGACGAGGGGGATGGTAGCCTAGTTGCATATGTGACTTGGGTGGGTGGCAGAAAGATCCTGCTTGATGTACCAGTGTTACGCCGAAAATGCCCGCAGAAG cgctgggcggatcttgaggagaaggactggctagaactcgaagattcatatctcgagttatttgtgaatgcgcagggcaagaaggtctggatggacggcgcgatggcctcaaccaatgaggattttgagtgggag gtttga